A genomic region of Zea mays cultivar B73 chromosome 6, Zm-B73-REFERENCE-NAM-5.0, whole genome shotgun sequence contains the following coding sequences:
- the LOC103630730 gene encoding monothiol glutaredoxin-S9 has product MYQAIPYSAGQPWPRPAPTIGPDVAEEEGLLAASQQQASTPAEAAARVEEEEVRRAVAECPVLVVGVRGCCLSHVVKRLLQGLGVNPAVHEVAGAEADLAAAGVAALPAVFVGGRLLGGLDRLMAAHISGDLVPILKDAGALWL; this is encoded by the coding sequence ATGTACCAGGCCATCCCGTACAGCGCCGGCCAGCCGTGGCCGCGGCCGGCCCCGACGATCGGTCCTGACGTGGCGGAGGAGGAGGGGTTGCTGGCGGCTTCGCAGCAGCAGGCGTCGACGCCAGCGGAGGCGGCGGCGAgggtggaggaggaggaggtgcggCGCGCGGTGGCGGAGTGCCCCGTGCTCGTGGTGGGCGTGCGCGGGTGCTGCCTCAGCCACGTGGTGAAGCGGCTGCTGCAGGGGCTCGGGGTGAACCCCGCCGTGCACGAGGTGGCCGGCGCCGAGGCGGACCTCGCGGCCGCCGGGGTCGCCGCCCTCCCGGCGGTGTTCGTCGGGGGCAGGCTGCTCGGGGGCCTCGACCGGCTCATGGCCGCGCACATCTCCGGCGACCTCGTCCCCATACTCAAGGACGCCGGCGCGCTGTGGCTCTGA
- the LOC103630732 gene encoding protein N-lysine methyltransferase METTL21A, whose protein sequence is MRFTASPVVELPVSGAVLTFEQDNDSFEVGTSVWPSSLVLVKFVERCIRDPALPFADVLRFPGTRAVELGSGCGPAGLGLSRLGLTDLVLTDIAAVLPALRRNLRRNRVHLARAPRLAQLHWNCPAHLATLATPRRFDLVVAADVVYVQESVPHLIAAMDALADAERGVVLLGYQIRSPEAHQVFWETVPAVFPVIEKVAREHLDPEYAYEESDVFILRRSPRQ, encoded by the coding sequence ATGCGGTTCACGGCGTCTCCGGTGGTGGAGCTTCCGGTCAGCGGCGCGGTGTTGACTTTCGAACAGGACAACGACTCCTTCGAGGTGGGCACCTCTGTGTGGCCCTCGTCCCTGGTCCTCGTCAAGTTCGTCGAGCGCTGCATCCGCGACCCGGCCCTCCCCTTTGCCGACGTGCTCCGCTTCCCGGGAACCCGGGCCGTGGAGCTCGGGTCCGGGTGCGGACCGGCAGGACTTGGCCTCTCCCGCCTCGGCCTCACCGATCTCGTCCTCACCGACATCGCCGCCGTGCTCCCGGCGCTCCGCCGCAACCTGCGGCGCAACCGAGTtcacctcgcgcgcgcgccccGCCTCGCCCAGCTCCACTGGAACTGCCCCGCGCATCTCGCGACGCTAGCCACCCCGCGCCGCTTCGATCTCGTCGTCGCCGCAGACGTGGTCTACGTGCAGGAGTCCGTGCCGCACCTCATCGCGGCCATGGATGCGCTCGCCGACGCCGAGCGCGGCGTGGTGCTGCTCGGCTACCAGATCCGGTCGCCCGAGGCGCACCAGGTGTTCTGGGAGACcgttccggctgtcttcccggtcATCGAGAAGGTGGCACGGGAGCACCTCGACCCTGAGTACGCCTACGAGGAATCCGATGTATTCATACTCCGAAGAAGCCCGCGTCAGTGA
- the LOC103630731 gene encoding uncharacterized protein LOC103630731, whose amino-acid sequence MDPKAAAKSKRSHTVRGRRVHQTPAAAAAHRQKRATAAAAAAATSSGPRSRNLPSNWDRYDAEGEAEDSAAAGEWTGEVAPRSKGADFGFLLEQARAQPSGARDLIAPCVPSQDLPFDFMQASTSMLEVKGEGILSWCADDNFILEDDLAPDFEVPFLSMDLNALANHLSKIRLSRRLFIEDDLFPEAMADASEDNEIAIELDTSVEIDAKGSSVGHNLNFEPRKDTSHHESASNICADDQIKTERQPQCFARENTASTKVSTHSVNSDSEDKSYKQVMDTDPGTSHSKGLMFEVGAAEEELDMLLDSFGGTHLSSSNLDEPFEPVSTLQEISRSNEKVGPSLSSGPPLLAPLDDALDDLLSETSHTAAQNEGFATQCITSQPTADSGQNTDFRYTKKIDVTPSIHDSVDDLLEDTSPCLNEPKQTTTAQASNSTPLDSVPIRSGPSNASASEDFDSWFDSL is encoded by the exons ATGGATCCCAAGGCAGCGGCGAAATCGAAGCGCTCGCACACCGTGCGCGGCCGCCGCGTCCACCAGACCCCCGCCGCCGCGGCAGCGCACAGGCAGAAGCGTGccacagccgccgccgccgccgccgccacctcgTCCGGCCCCCGCAGCCGCAACCTCCCCTCGAACTGGGACCGCTACGATGCCGAGGGCGAGGCGGAGGACTCCGCGGCCGCGGGGGAATGGACAGGCGAGGTGGCTCCGCGCAGCAAGGGTGCCGACTTCGGATTCCTGCTAGAGCAGGCCCGAGCGCAGCCCTCCGGGGCCCGAGACCTCATCGCGCCGTGTGTCCCCTCCCAGGACTTGCCATTTG ATTTTATGCAGGCTTCTACCTCTATGCTCGAAGTTAAAGGTGAAGGAATCTTGTCCTGGTGTGCTGATGATAACTTTATATTAGAGGACGACCTAGCACCAGATTTTGAG GTGCCTTTTCTCTCCATGGATCTGAATGCATTGGCCAATCACCTTTCAAAGATTAGGCTTTCTCGGAGACTTTTTATTGAAGATGATCTATTTCCTGAGGCTATG GCTGATGCATCAGAAGACAATGAAATAGCGATTGAACTTGACACCTCTGTGGAAATTGACGCTAAAGGCAGTTCAGTTGGACATAACTTGAACTTTGAACCCAGAAAAGATACAAGTCATCATGAGTCTGCCAGCAACATCTGTGCTGATGATCAGATAAAAACAGAACGTCAGCCGCAATGTTTTGCACGAGAAAATACAGCATCTACAAAGGTTAGTACTCATTCAGTGAATTCAGATAGTGAAGACAAGAGCTACAAGCAAGTCATGGATACTGATCCTGGTACAAGCCATAGCAAAGGGTTGATGTTTGAGGTGGGCGCTGCAGAAGAAGAACTTGACATGCTCCTCGATTCATTTGGCGGAACTCACCTTTCCAGCTCCAACTTGGACGAACCATTTGAGCCCGTTTCAACTTTGCAAGAGATCAGTCGGTCCAATGAGAAGGTTGGACCTAGCTTGTCTTCCGGACCACCTTTGCTTGCACCTCTCGACGATGCTCTAGATGACTTGCTTTCAGAGACTTCTCATACTGCTGCACAGAACGAAGGCTTTGCTACGCAATGTATAACTTCTCAACCGACGGCTGATTCTGGCCAGAACACCGACTTCAGATACACTAAGAAAATTGATGTGACACCATCAATTCATGATTCGGTGGATGATTTGCTCGAAGACACTTCACCATGCTTAAATGAGCCGAAACAAACTACAACTGCACAAGCATCGAACAGCACCCCGCTTGATAGCGTACCCATCCGTTCTGGTCCATCAAATGCATCTGCATCGGAAGATTTTGATTCATGGTTTGATTCTCTATAG
- the LOC100191858 gene encoding splicing factor U2af subunit isoform X1, which translates to MAEHLASIFGTEKDRVNCPFYFKIGACRHGDRCSRLHNRPTISPTLVLANMYQRPDMITPGVDAQGQPIDPEKMQEHFEDFYEDIYEELGKFGEIENLNVCDNLADHMIGNVYVQFREEEQAAAAYNALQGRFYSGRPIIVEYSPVTDFREATCRQFEENSCNRGGYCNFMHVKQIGRDLRRKLYGRSASRRYHGRSRSRSPPPQRRGHRDRDDYHHRDRDDYRGGGGGGRGRGSRYDRYDDGAGRGGRHGRYDDGAGRGGRHDRYDDGGRRRHGSPSRRARSPVRESSEERRAKIEQWNREREGKQ; encoded by the coding sequence ATGGCGGAGCACTTGGCTTCGATCTTCGGCACTGAGAAGGACAGGGTCAACTGCCCTTTTTACTTCAAGATTGGGGCCTGTCGTCATGGGGATCGCTGCTCTCGTCTGCACAACAGGCCAACTATATCACCAACTCTTGTGCTTGCTAACATGTATCAGCGCCCTGATATGATAACCCCTGGAGTTGATGCTCAAGGCCAACCTATTGACCCTGAGAAGATGCAGGAGCATTTTGAGGACTTCTATGAGGACATCTATGAGGAGTTGGGGAAGTTTGGTGAGATTGAGAATCTGAATGTTTGTGATAACCTTGCTGACCACATGATTGGGAATGTCTATGTCCAGTTCAGGGAGGAAGAGCAAGCAGCCGCAGCATACAATGCTCTTCAGGGGCGCTTTTACTCTGGCCGCCCTATAATTGTTGAGTATTCTCCTGTGACCGACTTCCGTGAAGCAACCTGTAGGCAGTTTGAGGAGAACAGCTGCAACCGTGGTGGCTACTGTAATTTCATGCATGTGAAGCAAATTGGCAGGGATCTCAGGAGGAAGCTGTATGGGCGTTCTGCTTCCAGGAGGTACCATGGGagaagccgaagccgaagcccGCCACCACAAAGGAGGGGCCACCGTGACCGTGATGACTACCACCACCGTGACCGTGATGACTaccgtggtggcggcggtggtggAAGGGGAAGAGGTAGCAGGTATGACAGGTACGATGACGGAGCAGGCAGAGGTGGCAGGCATGGCAGGTATGATGATGGAGCAGGCAGAGGCGGCAGACATGACAGGTATGATGATGGAGGAAGGCGCAGGCATGGTAGCCCCTCAAGGCGTGCAAGGAGCCCAGTCAGGGAAAGCAGCGAGGAGCGAAGGGCCAAGATTGAGCAGTGGAACCGTGAACGGGAGGGAAAACAGTGA